From Candidatus Amoebophilus asiaticus 5a2, the proteins below share one genomic window:
- a CDS encoding VOC family protein produces the protein MSCSQPNSNLKINNKMKLNAGIITKKMSETKSFYTTLFNFGVTFENEFYLLLHTPNHESEISFLLPNHPSQQPLFHKPFQGQGVYLTIEVDDVDKVYNELKEKNIPIRIELRDEPWGDRHFAIEDPNGIGIDIVKYSPQQDQ, from the coding sequence ATGTCCTGTTCACAACCAAATTCTAACTTAAAAATTAATAATAAAATGAAACTAAACGCAGGTATTATTACCAAGAAAATGAGTGAAACCAAAAGCTTTTACACAACTCTTTTTAATTTTGGAGTAACGTTCGAAAACGAATTTTATCTTTTACTACATACTCCAAATCATGAATCAGAAATAAGCTTTTTGTTACCAAATCACCCAAGCCAACAACCTCTTTTTCATAAGCCATTTCAAGGGCAAGGTGTTTATTTAACTATTGAAGTAGATGATGTAGACAAGGTATATAACGAGTTAAAGGAAAAGAATATTCCAATTAGAATTGAACTACGTGATGAACCATGGGGTGACCGTCATTTTGCAATAGAAGATCCCAACGGAATAGGTATCGATATTGTAAAATATTCCCCCCAGCAAGATCAGTAA
- a CDS encoding AraC family transcriptional regulator, giving the protein MQLPIDLSKYFSPIQPTIKGTDKQVAYRECLPDIRLQSYIYCYWELKTNQALANKFYYRVVADGCMDIFFELNQPAENYVMGFCKQYTEFLLSNCFHYIGIRFLPTMFPQIFKINAAEISNRFERLEVVASKTSTFIGDFISPDQTFEQIKNLFDQYFLYMISNVKWNEDGRLYNAIDIILKKAGVINVEKDLDTGISLRQLRRLFEFYIGDTAKTFSKVVRFQNILRVKPSQQSLRENKLFFDVGYYDQAHFIKEFKNFYGVTPSRAFER; this is encoded by the coding sequence ATGCAGCTACCTATAGATCTTAGTAAGTATTTTAGTCCCATACAGCCAACCATCAAAGGGACAGATAAGCAAGTAGCCTACAGAGAGTGTTTACCTGATATAAGGTTGCAAAGCTACATTTATTGTTATTGGGAGCTCAAGACCAACCAGGCTCTTGCCAATAAGTTTTATTATAGGGTAGTAGCTGATGGCTGTATGGATATATTTTTTGAACTCAATCAGCCAGCTGAAAATTATGTAATGGGCTTCTGCAAGCAATACACAGAGTTCTTACTTAGCAATTGTTTTCATTATATCGGTATTAGGTTCTTGCCAACCATGTTTCCACAAATTTTTAAGATAAATGCTGCTGAAATTAGTAACCGATTTGAGAGATTGGAAGTTGTCGCGTCCAAAACTTCCACTTTTATTGGAGACTTTATTTCACCAGACCAAACTTTTGAGCAGATCAAGAACCTATTTGACCAATACTTTTTGTACATGATCTCGAATGTAAAGTGGAATGAAGATGGGAGGCTTTATAATGCTATCGATATTATTCTCAAGAAAGCTGGTGTTATAAATGTTGAGAAAGATCTAGATACAGGAATAAGTTTAAGACAACTACGTAGGCTGTTTGAATTTTATATTGGTGATACTGCTAAGACCTTCAGTAAAGTAGTTCGATTTCAGAACATACTAAGAGTCAAGCCCTCACAGCAAAGTTTAAGGGAAAATAAATTGTTTTTTGATGTAGGTTATTATGATCAGGCACACTTTATCAAGGAATTTAAGAATTTTTATGGTGTTACTCCCAGTCGGGCGTTTGAAAGATGA